One region of Ornithorhynchus anatinus isolate Pmale09 chromosome X5, mOrnAna1.pri.v4, whole genome shotgun sequence genomic DNA includes:
- the DHX16 gene encoding pre-mRNA-splicing factor ATP-dependent RNA helicase DHX16 isoform X1 codes for MATPAGLERWVEDELHAVLGLSQRHLAPFLIGTARRCASAEDFVQRLRDTGALPHDGPARDFALSLWSKVPRKVLSERPARAAERAALALQEKNKTYRLLEDSEDSGPETQSAGAPAAPSASRKKRHLRRRRRQEEEEEEDEEEREREAACQAEKSRAGVGRAPTGEKAESEDEWERSERERLRDLEERDAFAQRVRQRDKDRTRNVLERSDKKAYEEAQKRLKMAEEDQKTMVPELRKKSRREYLAKREREKLEDLEAELADEEFLFGDQRLSGAERREIRYKRRVRDLAREYRAAGQQEKLEATNRYRMPEETRGPPAVETEVEEAGSGAPGEEQRRWEEARLGAATLRFGAKDAALREPEYKLLLLDEEEEAAAAAAAIDFVCATRLDGDQEASAGPSPAGQSERDEPIRAVRRSLPVFPFREELLAAIADHQVLIIEGETGSGKTTQIPQYLFEEGYTKDGMKIACTQPRRVAAMSVAARVAKEMGVKLGNEVGYSIRFEDCTSERTVLRYMTDGMLLREFLSEPDLGSYSVVMVDEAHERTLHTDVLFGLIKDVARFRPGLKVLVASATLDTARFATFFDDAPVFRIPGRRYPVDIFYTKAPEADYLEACVVSVLQIHVTQPPGDVLVFLTGQEEIETACEMLQDRCRRLGSKIRELLVLPIYANLPSDKQAKIFQPTPPGARKVVVATNIAETSLTIEGIIYVLDPGFCKQKSYNPRTGMESLVVTPCSKASANQRAGRAGRVAAGKCFRLYTAWAYQHELEDTTVPEIQRTSLGNVVLLLKSLGINDLIHFDFLDPPPHETLVLALEQLYALGALNHLGELTKLGRKMAELPVDPMLSKMILASEQYGCSEEILTVAAMLSVNNAIFYRPKDKVVHADNARANFFVPGGDHLVLLNVYTQWVESGYSAQWCYENFVQLRSLRRARDVREQLEGLLERVEVGLTSCQGDHTRVRKAITAGYFYHTARLMRSGYRTVKQQQTVYIHPNSCLFEEQPRWLLYHELVFTTKEFMRQVLEIESGWLLEVAPHYYKARELEDPSAKKMPKKVGKVREELG; via the exons ATGGCGACGCCGGCGGGTCTGGAGCGCTGGGTGGAGGACGAGCTGCACGCCGTGCTGGGGCTGAGCCAGCGCCACCTGGCCCCCTTCCTCATCGGCACCGCGCGGCGCTGCGCCTCGGCCGAGGACTTCGTGCAGCGGCTGCGGGACACCGgcgccctgccccacgacggccCGGCCCGGGACTTCGCCCTGAGCCTCTGGAGCAAG GTTCCACGGAAGGTGTTGTCGGAGCGCCCGGCGCGGGCGGCGGAGCGGGCGGCCTTGGCCCTGCAGGAGAAGAACAAGACCTACAGGCTGCTGGAGGACAGCGAGGACAGCGGCCCGGAGACCCAGTCCgccggggcccccgccgccccgtccgCCAGCCGCAAGAAGAGACACctgaggcggaggcggcggcaagaggaggaggaggaagaggatgaggaggaacggGAGCGGGAGGCGGCCTGCCAGGCGGAGAAGAGCCGGGCCGG GGTGGGCCGGGCCCCCACGGGGGAGAAGGCGGAGTCGGAGGACGAGTGGGAGCGCAGTGAGCGGGAACGCCTGCGGGACCTGGAGGAGCGCGACGCCTTCGCTCAGCGCGTGCGCCAGCGAGACAAGGACCGGACCCGCAACGTGCTAGAGCGTTCCGACAAGAAg GCATATGAGGAGGCTCAGAAACGGCTCAAGATGGCAGAGGAGGACCAGAAGACGATG GTTCCCGAGCTGCGGAAGAAATCGCGGCGAGAGTACTTGGCGAAGCGGGAGCGGGAGAAACTGGAGGACCTGGAGGCGGAACTGGCGGACGAGGAGTTCCTGTTCGGGGACCAGCGCCTCAGCGGGGCCGAGCGGCGGGAGATCCGCTACAAGCGCCGGGTGCGGGACCTGGCCCGAGAGTACCGGGCCGCCGGACagcaggagaagctggaggccaCCAACCGCTACCGCATGCCGGAAGAGACCCGGGGACCG CCGGCGGTGGAGAcggaggtggaggaggcggggTCGGGGGCCCCCGGGGAGGAACAACGGCGCTGGGAGGAGGCCCGCCTGGGGGCGGCCACGTTACGCTTCGGGGCCAAGGATGCCGCCCTCCGGGAGCCCGAGTACAAGTTGCTGCTGctggacgaggaggaagaggccgcGGCCGCGGCCGCGGCCATCGACTTCGTCTGCGCCACCCGGCTCGACGGCGAccag GAGGCGTCGGCGGGTCCCTCACCGGCCGGCCAGTCGGAGCGCGACGAGCCGATCCGGGCCGTCCGCCGCAGCCTCCCCGTGTTCCCCTTCCGCGAGGAGCTCCTGGCCGCCATCGCCGACCACCAGGTGCTCATCATCGAGGGCGAGACCGGCTCGGGGAAGACCACGCAGATCCCCCAGTacctctttgaggag GGCTACACCAAGGACGGGATGAAGATCGCCTGTACCCAGCCCCGCCGGGTGGCGGCCATGAGCGTGGCCGCCCGTGTCGCCAAGGAGATGGGGGTGAAGCTGGGGAACGAG GTGGGCTACAGCATCCGCTTCGAAGACTGCACCTCGGAGCGCACGGTTCTCCGCTACATGACCGACGGGATGCTCCTCCGGGAATTCCTCTCCGAGCCCGACCTTGGGAGCTACAG CGTGGTGATGGTGGACGAGGCCCACGAGCGGACGCTGCACACAGACGTGCTGTTCGGCCTGATCAAGGACGTGGCCCGCTTCCGCCCCGGCCTCAAGGTCCTGGTGGCCTCGGCCACCTTGGACACGGCCCGCTTCGCCACCTTCTTCGACGACGCTCCCGTCTTCCGCATCCCCGGCCGGCGCTACCCCGTGGACATCTTCTACACCAAG GCCCCGGAGGCGGACTACTTGGAGGCGTGCGTGGTGTCCGTGCTGCAGATCCACGTGACGCAGCCCCCCGGGGACGTGCTGGTGTTCCTGACCGGGCAG GAGGAGATCGAGACGGCCTGCGAGATGCTCCAGGACCGCTGCCGCCGCCTCGGCTCCAAGATCCGCGAGCTGCTGGTGCTGCCCATCTATGCCAACCTGCCGTCCGACAAGCAGGCCAAGATCTTCCAGCCCACACCCCCAGGAGCCCGCAAG GTGGTGGTCGCCACGAACATCGCGGAGACGTCCCTGACCATCGAGGGCATCATCTACGTCCTGGATCCCGGCTTCTGCAAGCAGAAGAGCTACAACCCGCGCACTGGCATGGAGTCTCTGGTCGTCACCCCTTGCAGCAAG GCCTCGGCCAATCAGCGGGCAGGGCGGGCGGGCCGTGTGGCAGCGGGCAAGTGCTTCCGCCTGTACACGGCCTGGGCCTACCAGCACGAGCTGGAGGACACGACCGTCCCCGAGATCCAGAGGACCAGCCTGGGCAACGTCGTGCTGCTCCTCAAGAGCCTGG GAATCAACGACCTCATCCATTTTGACTTCCTGGACCCTCCGCCCCACGAGACCCTGGTGCTGGCCCTGGAGCAGCTGTACGCGCTGGGCGCGCTCAACCACCTCGGGGAGCTCACCAAG CTGGGCCGCAAGATGGCGGAGCTGCCCGTGGACCCCATGCTGTCCAAGATGATCCTGGCCTCTGAACA GTACGGCTGCTCCGAGGAGATCTTGACGGTGGCGGCCATGCTGTCTGTGAACAACGCCATCTTCTACCGGCCCAAGGACAAGGTCGTCCACGCCGACAATGCCCGGGCCAACTTCTTCGTGCCTGGCGGGGACCACCTGGTGCTGCTTAACGTCTACACCCAG TGGGTGGAGAGCGGCTACTCGGCGCAGTGGTGCTACGAGAACTTCGTGCAGCTGCGCTCGCTGCGCCGGGCCCGGGATGTGCGGGAGCAGCTGGAGGGGCTGCTGGAGCGCGTCGAGGTGGGACTCACCTCCTGCCAGGGCGACCACACCCGCGTCCGCAAG gccATCACCGCCGGCTATTTCTACCACACGGCCCGGCTGATGCGCAGCGGCTACCGCACGGTGAAGCAGCAGCAGACGGTGTACATCCACCCCAACTCCTGTCTCTTCGAGGAGCAACCCCGCTGGCTGCTCTACCACGAGCTCGTCTTCACCACCAAGGAGTTCATGAGACAG GTGCTGGAGATCGAGAGCGGCTGGTTGCTGGAAGTGGCCCCCCACTACTACAAAGCCCGGGAGCTGGAGGATCCCAGTGCGAAAAAGATGCCCAAGAAAGTGGGCAAGGTGCGGGAGGAACTTGGCTAG
- the DHX16 gene encoding pre-mRNA-splicing factor ATP-dependent RNA helicase DHX16 isoform X2 — protein sequence MATPAGLERWVEDELHAVLGLSQRHLAPFLIGTARRCASAEDFVQRLRDTGALPHDGPARDFALSLWSKVPRKVLSERPARAAERAALALQEKNKTYRLLEDSEDSGPETQSAGAPAAPSASRKKRHLRRRRRQEEEEEEDEEEREREAACQAEKSRAGVGRAPTGEKAESEDEWERSERERLRDLEERDAFAQRVRQRDKDRTRNVLERSDKKAYEEAQKRLKMAEEDQKTMVPELRKKSRREYLAKREREKLEDLEAELADEEFLFGDQRLSGAERREIRYKRRVRDLAREYRAAGQQEKLEATNRYRMPEETRGPPAVETEVEEAGSGAPGEEQRRWEEARLGAATLRFGAKDAALREPEYKLLLLDEEEEAAAAAAAIDFVCATRLDGDQEASAGPSPAGQSERDEPIRAVRRSLPVFPFREELLAAIADHQVLIIEGETGSGKTTQIPQYLFEEGYTKDGMKIACTQPRRVAAMSVAARVAKEMGVKLGNEVGYSIRFEDCTSERTVLRYMTDGMLLREFLSEPDLGSYSVVMVDEAHERTLHTDVLFGLIKDVARFRPGLKVLVASATLDTARFATFFDDAPVFRIPGRRYPVDIFYTKAPEADYLEACVVSVLQIHVTQPPGDVLVFLTGQEEIETACEMLQDRCRRLGSKIRELLVLPIYANLPSDKQAKIFQPTPPGARKVVVATNIAETSLTIEGIIYVLDPGFCKQKSYNPRTGMESLVVTPCSKASANQRAGRAGRVAAGKCFRLYTAWAYQHELEDTTVPEIQRTSLGNVVLLLKSLAGPQESTTSSILTSWTLRPTRPWCWPWSSCTRWARSTTSGSSPSWAARWRSCPWTPCCPR from the exons ATGGCGACGCCGGCGGGTCTGGAGCGCTGGGTGGAGGACGAGCTGCACGCCGTGCTGGGGCTGAGCCAGCGCCACCTGGCCCCCTTCCTCATCGGCACCGCGCGGCGCTGCGCCTCGGCCGAGGACTTCGTGCAGCGGCTGCGGGACACCGgcgccctgccccacgacggccCGGCCCGGGACTTCGCCCTGAGCCTCTGGAGCAAG GTTCCACGGAAGGTGTTGTCGGAGCGCCCGGCGCGGGCGGCGGAGCGGGCGGCCTTGGCCCTGCAGGAGAAGAACAAGACCTACAGGCTGCTGGAGGACAGCGAGGACAGCGGCCCGGAGACCCAGTCCgccggggcccccgccgccccgtccgCCAGCCGCAAGAAGAGACACctgaggcggaggcggcggcaagaggaggaggaggaagaggatgaggaggaacggGAGCGGGAGGCGGCCTGCCAGGCGGAGAAGAGCCGGGCCGG GGTGGGCCGGGCCCCCACGGGGGAGAAGGCGGAGTCGGAGGACGAGTGGGAGCGCAGTGAGCGGGAACGCCTGCGGGACCTGGAGGAGCGCGACGCCTTCGCTCAGCGCGTGCGCCAGCGAGACAAGGACCGGACCCGCAACGTGCTAGAGCGTTCCGACAAGAAg GCATATGAGGAGGCTCAGAAACGGCTCAAGATGGCAGAGGAGGACCAGAAGACGATG GTTCCCGAGCTGCGGAAGAAATCGCGGCGAGAGTACTTGGCGAAGCGGGAGCGGGAGAAACTGGAGGACCTGGAGGCGGAACTGGCGGACGAGGAGTTCCTGTTCGGGGACCAGCGCCTCAGCGGGGCCGAGCGGCGGGAGATCCGCTACAAGCGCCGGGTGCGGGACCTGGCCCGAGAGTACCGGGCCGCCGGACagcaggagaagctggaggccaCCAACCGCTACCGCATGCCGGAAGAGACCCGGGGACCG CCGGCGGTGGAGAcggaggtggaggaggcggggTCGGGGGCCCCCGGGGAGGAACAACGGCGCTGGGAGGAGGCCCGCCTGGGGGCGGCCACGTTACGCTTCGGGGCCAAGGATGCCGCCCTCCGGGAGCCCGAGTACAAGTTGCTGCTGctggacgaggaggaagaggccgcGGCCGCGGCCGCGGCCATCGACTTCGTCTGCGCCACCCGGCTCGACGGCGAccag GAGGCGTCGGCGGGTCCCTCACCGGCCGGCCAGTCGGAGCGCGACGAGCCGATCCGGGCCGTCCGCCGCAGCCTCCCCGTGTTCCCCTTCCGCGAGGAGCTCCTGGCCGCCATCGCCGACCACCAGGTGCTCATCATCGAGGGCGAGACCGGCTCGGGGAAGACCACGCAGATCCCCCAGTacctctttgaggag GGCTACACCAAGGACGGGATGAAGATCGCCTGTACCCAGCCCCGCCGGGTGGCGGCCATGAGCGTGGCCGCCCGTGTCGCCAAGGAGATGGGGGTGAAGCTGGGGAACGAG GTGGGCTACAGCATCCGCTTCGAAGACTGCACCTCGGAGCGCACGGTTCTCCGCTACATGACCGACGGGATGCTCCTCCGGGAATTCCTCTCCGAGCCCGACCTTGGGAGCTACAG CGTGGTGATGGTGGACGAGGCCCACGAGCGGACGCTGCACACAGACGTGCTGTTCGGCCTGATCAAGGACGTGGCCCGCTTCCGCCCCGGCCTCAAGGTCCTGGTGGCCTCGGCCACCTTGGACACGGCCCGCTTCGCCACCTTCTTCGACGACGCTCCCGTCTTCCGCATCCCCGGCCGGCGCTACCCCGTGGACATCTTCTACACCAAG GCCCCGGAGGCGGACTACTTGGAGGCGTGCGTGGTGTCCGTGCTGCAGATCCACGTGACGCAGCCCCCCGGGGACGTGCTGGTGTTCCTGACCGGGCAG GAGGAGATCGAGACGGCCTGCGAGATGCTCCAGGACCGCTGCCGCCGCCTCGGCTCCAAGATCCGCGAGCTGCTGGTGCTGCCCATCTATGCCAACCTGCCGTCCGACAAGCAGGCCAAGATCTTCCAGCCCACACCCCCAGGAGCCCGCAAG GTGGTGGTCGCCACGAACATCGCGGAGACGTCCCTGACCATCGAGGGCATCATCTACGTCCTGGATCCCGGCTTCTGCAAGCAGAAGAGCTACAACCCGCGCACTGGCATGGAGTCTCTGGTCGTCACCCCTTGCAGCAAG GCCTCGGCCAATCAGCGGGCAGGGCGGGCGGGCCGTGTGGCAGCGGGCAAGTGCTTCCGCCTGTACACGGCCTGGGCCTACCAGCACGAGCTGGAGGACACGACCGTCCCCGAGATCCAGAGGACCAGCCTGGGCAACGTCGTGCTGCTCCTCAAGAGCCTGG CTGGCCCTCAGGAATCAACGACCTCATCCATTTTGACTTCCTGGACCCTCCGCCCCACGAGACCCTGGTGCTGGCCCTGGAGCAGCTGTACGCGCTGGGCGCGCTCAACCACCTCGGGGAGCTCACCAAG CTGGGCCGCAAGATGGCGGAGCTGCCCGTGGACCCCATGCTGTCCAAGATGA
- the CX5H6orf136 gene encoding uncharacterized protein C6orf136 homolog: MYRPGRGAARGLGRCLRAYRARAQDQLASHSPPLLPPWIVPPPPVPPPNTPPFWVQPPPRSRPRSPVPRRPPALATPSIDPSSEAGEDGSGGLHGGCLDSLRSLFDGPPCPRPGALLPFQAPGDPCLAPATPSGDPRMEEHLAVMHERLRQELPNLFLRSHDYTLYSSDVEFVNEILNMRTKGRPWYILSLTLCRFLAWNYFAQLRLEVLRLSRHPEDWTLQARWRLVGLPAHVLFLRFYRRDREDLYRTYDAYSTFYLNSDGLICRHRLDKVMPSHSPPAPVKKLLLATLVALGWAEPQPHLRLCPDP; this comes from the exons ATGTACCgacccggccggggggcggcccgggggctcgGCCGCTGCCTCCGCGCCTACCGGGCCCGGGCCCAG gaCCAGCTGGCCTCACACTCccccccgctcctgccccccTGGATcgtccctccccctcctgtccctcctcccaacACCCCGCCCTTCTGGGTCCAGCCCCCTCCACGGAGCAGACCCCGGTCCCCAgtcccccggcgccccccggccTTGGCCACCCCCAGTATCGACCCCTCTAGCGAGGCGGGGGAGGACGGGTCCGGCGGCCTGCACGGGGGCTGCCTGGACAGCCTGCGCAGCCTCTTCGATGGGCCGCCCtgtccccgccccggggccctcctccccttccaggccCCCGGGGACCCCTGCCTCGCCCCTGCCACCCCCTCTGGGGACCCCCGCATGGAGGAGCACCTGGCCGTCATGCACGAGAGGCTGAGGCAagag CTCCCTAACCTGTTCTTGCGCTCCCACGACTACACCCTGTACTCGTCCGACGTCGAGTTCGTCAACGAGATCCTCAACATGAGAACCAA GGGCCGCCCCTGGTACATCCTGTCCCTGACCCTGTGCCGcttcctggcctggaactacttTGCCCAGCTGCGGCTGGAGGTGCTACGGCTCAGCCGGCACCCGGAGGACTGGACGCTGCAGGCCCGCTGGCGCCTCGTCGGCCTGCCCGCCCACGTGCTCTTCCTGCGCTTCTACCGCCGAGACAGGGAGGACCTCTACAG GACTTACGACGCCTATTCCACCTTCTACCTGAACTCTGACGGCCTCATCTGCCGCCACCGGCTGGACAAG gtcaTGCCCTCGCACTCACCCCCGGCGCCCGTGAAGAAACTGCTGCTGGCAACACTGGTGGCCCTGGGCTGGGCGGAGCCCCAACCGCACCTGCGGCTCTGCCCCGATCCCTGA